A window of the Oncorhynchus kisutch isolate 150728-3 linkage group LG12, Okis_V2, whole genome shotgun sequence genome harbors these coding sequences:
- the LOC109900313 gene encoding galectin-3-like isoform X1, with the protein MEGSNGIWPSQKQPGSLVWSTQPGQQPTQPQAMPCFPGQPSTPCWPGPQPSQPAPTPAQPQPMPCFPGQPNTPCWPGQQPSQPATAPTQNWNWPGPQPSQPAPAPSLNWPGPQPQPSPAHPCQPCWPGPHPQLPQFQPQPTPQHFQPQGPALIQAQAQGPSQPSVPGWPVPGLSPSINPGSGWPLGPVQDTDGFTPAPQWNPTPAGLSVPYNLNLQRGIYDKMMITIMGRVKPNAKQFTVNFLRGKDIAFHLNSRFSEGGKQAVVRNTKVGERWGKEERHTQGGFPFMAGQSFEMKILVTSGEFKVAVNRAQLFEFKHRVRELSQIDRVNILYDVILTSINVETMP; encoded by the exons ATGGAA GGAAGCAACGGTATCTGGCCCAGTCAGAAGCAACCAGGGAGTCTTGTCTGGTCGACACAGCCTGGCCAACAGCCCACCCAACCCCAGGCCATGCCCTGCTTTCCTGGGCAGCCCAGCACCCCCTGCTGGCCTGGTCCACAACCATCCCAACCAGCCCCAACTCCGGCTCAACCTCAGCCAATGCCATGTTTTCCTGGGCAGCCCAACACTCCCTGCTGGCCTGGGCAACAGCCATCCCAACCAGCCACAGCTCCAACCCAAAACTGGAACTGGCCTGGTCCGCAACCATCCCAACCAGCCCCAGCTCCATCCCTAAACTGGCCTGGTCCCCAACCACAACCATCCCCAGCCCATCCCTGCCAGCCATGCTGGCCTGGACCCCATCCCCAGCTTCCCCAATTCCAGCCTCAGCCTACACCCCAGCATTTTCAACCTCAAGGCCCAGCTCTGATTCAAGCCCAGGCCCAGGGCCCCAGTCAGCCTAGTGTCCCAGGGTGGCCAGTCCCAGGCCTTAGCCCAAGCATTAACCCAGGGTCTGGATGGCCATTAGGCCCTGTTCAGGACACAGATGGCTTCACACCTGCTCCACAGTGGAATCCGACACCAGCTGGACTG AGCGTGCCCTACAACCTGAACCTACAAAGAGGCATCTACGACAAGATGATGATCACCATCATGGGCCGGGTCAAACCAAATGCTAAGCA GTTCACAGTCAACTTCCTGCGAGGTAAAGACATCGCCTTCCACCTCAACTCTCGGTTCAGTGAGGGGGGCAAGCAGGCAGTGGTGAGGAACACCAAGGTGGGAGAGCGctgggggaaggaggagaggcacACACAGGGAGGTTTCCCCTTCATGGCAGGACAGTCCTTCGAG atGAAGATTCTGGTTACATCTGGGGAGTTCAAGGTGGCTGTGAACAGAGCTCAGCTGTTTGAGTTTAAACACCGTGTCAGAGAACTCAGCCAGATCGATCGCGTCAACATCCTCTATGATGTCATCCTCACCTCCATCAACGTAGAAACAATGCCATGA
- the LOC109900313 gene encoding galectin-3-like isoform X2 has product MPCFPGQPSTPCWPGPQPSQPAPTPAQPQPMPCFPGQPNTPCWPGQQPSQPATAPTQNWNWPGPQPSQPAPAPSLNWPGPQPQPSPAHPCQPCWPGPHPQLPQFQPQPTPQHFQPQGPALIQAQAQGPSQPSVPGWPVPGLSPSINPGSGWPLGPVQDTDGFTPAPQWNPTPAGLSVPYNLNLQRGIYDKMMITIMGRVKPNAKQFTVNFLRGKDIAFHLNSRFSEGGKQAVVRNTKVGERWGKEERHTQGGFPFMAGQSFEMKILVTSGEFKVAVNRAQLFEFKHRVRELSQIDRVNILYDVILTSINVETMP; this is encoded by the exons ATGCCCTGCTTTCCTGGGCAGCCCAGCACCCCCTGCTGGCCTGGTCCACAACCATCCCAACCAGCCCCAACTCCGGCTCAACCTCAGCCAATGCCATGTTTTCCTGGGCAGCCCAACACTCCCTGCTGGCCTGGGCAACAGCCATCCCAACCAGCCACAGCTCCAACCCAAAACTGGAACTGGCCTGGTCCGCAACCATCCCAACCAGCCCCAGCTCCATCCCTAAACTGGCCTGGTCCCCAACCACAACCATCCCCAGCCCATCCCTGCCAGCCATGCTGGCCTGGACCCCATCCCCAGCTTCCCCAATTCCAGCCTCAGCCTACACCCCAGCATTTTCAACCTCAAGGCCCAGCTCTGATTCAAGCCCAGGCCCAGGGCCCCAGTCAGCCTAGTGTCCCAGGGTGGCCAGTCCCAGGCCTTAGCCCAAGCATTAACCCAGGGTCTGGATGGCCATTAGGCCCTGTTCAGGACACAGATGGCTTCACACCTGCTCCACAGTGGAATCCGACACCAGCTGGACTG AGCGTGCCCTACAACCTGAACCTACAAAGAGGCATCTACGACAAGATGATGATCACCATCATGGGCCGGGTCAAACCAAATGCTAAGCA GTTCACAGTCAACTTCCTGCGAGGTAAAGACATCGCCTTCCACCTCAACTCTCGGTTCAGTGAGGGGGGCAAGCAGGCAGTGGTGAGGAACACCAAGGTGGGAGAGCGctgggggaaggaggagaggcacACACAGGGAGGTTTCCCCTTCATGGCAGGACAGTCCTTCGAG atGAAGATTCTGGTTACATCTGGGGAGTTCAAGGTGGCTGTGAACAGAGCTCAGCTGTTTGAGTTTAAACACCGTGTCAGAGAACTCAGCCAGATCGATCGCGTCAACATCCTCTATGATGTCATCCTCACCTCCATCAACGTAGAAACAATGCCATGA
- the LOC109900313 gene encoding galectin-3-like isoform X3 translates to MESVPYNLNLQRGIYDKMMITIMGRVKPNAKQFTVNFLRGKDIAFHLNSRFSEGGKQAVVRNTKVGERWGKEERHTQGGFPFMAGQSFEMKILVTSGEFKVAVNRAQLFEFKHRVRELSQIDRVNILYDVILTSINVETMP, encoded by the exons ATGGAA AGCGTGCCCTACAACCTGAACCTACAAAGAGGCATCTACGACAAGATGATGATCACCATCATGGGCCGGGTCAAACCAAATGCTAAGCA GTTCACAGTCAACTTCCTGCGAGGTAAAGACATCGCCTTCCACCTCAACTCTCGGTTCAGTGAGGGGGGCAAGCAGGCAGTGGTGAGGAACACCAAGGTGGGAGAGCGctgggggaaggaggagaggcacACACAGGGAGGTTTCCCCTTCATGGCAGGACAGTCCTTCGAG atGAAGATTCTGGTTACATCTGGGGAGTTCAAGGTGGCTGTGAACAGAGCTCAGCTGTTTGAGTTTAAACACCGTGTCAGAGAACTCAGCCAGATCGATCGCGTCAACATCCTCTATGATGTCATCCTCACCTCCATCAACGTAGAAACAATGCCATGA